A single genomic interval of Armigeres subalbatus isolate Guangzhou_Male chromosome 1, GZ_Asu_2, whole genome shotgun sequence harbors:
- the LOC134207469 gene encoding uncharacterized protein LOC134207469: MVLSGDRKEKICSQHFVTSDFIENTRWKLRKTAVPSVKLEHSVKYGGSCCVTKCKPSKRKTSLHRFPTGKQIRRRWKIALGLKEADDTTGLLICNRHFMLSDFVKVTSRYLKATAVPSKKISRIIKLPRRDLKKLNLPIHLEDHNYSEYACPPRSNRICYVEGCRSKTEGDIKLHKFPGRKDVRFKEWIRVLKCSKLPTANSKVCSLHFSKSNYFPGGSRLKRDAIPSLNFSNTTTGSDSTSSSEASPTHGSTYCHEEDQAKKNTSSDRISENQSTHVPVFVVDSCEDHNDGEIGGNRSNDFAVGRSFQESQILNDALLLDTSQLSINTPIAESTAKKPPAEKDSLQNSVKASFKSAISAISNSQVSKAKSENFILSDLLLTDKEVNIWTGVPTLVLLEEICLACRKLETSFYCRQFSMHTTNRVILTLAKLKQNLSFEALGILFRISGVTVSNYFSHMVQILRRVLKPFVYWPAKEEILKNIPLCFREHFPNVTIVLDCTEVPVATPKCLNCRISCYSNYKGRRTIKFLIGVTPAGLISFISNAYTGKSSDKYIFNQEEIINRLEAHRDEVMVDKGVSIQHECLTNHIKLHIPPFMRSERLSPLEASNNEAIAKARIHVERVIQRIKIFNVLTDCVTPPILGHIDDITIIVCGIVNLSAPILADNKF; encoded by the exons ATGGTCCTATCCGGAGACCGCAAGGAGAAAAtttgcagccaacattttgtgaCCAGCGATTTTATAGAAA ACACACGATGGAAACTCAGGAAGACCGCAGTTCCATCAGTGAAGCTGGAACATTCGGTGAAATATGGAGGATCCTGCTGCGTCACTAAATGTAAACCCAGCAAACGAAAGACAAGTTTGCACCGTTTTCCGACTGGAAAGCAAATCCGACGTAGGTGGAAGATTGCCTTGGGTTTGAAAGAAGCTGATGACACAACAGGCCTACTGATTTGTAATCGTCATTTCATGTTATCTGATTTTGTTAAag tGACTTCCAGATACTTGAAAGCTACCGCAGTTCCGTCCAAGAAGATTAGTCGGATAATAAAGCTTCCACGAAGGGATTTAAAGAAGCTAAATTTGCCAATCCACTTAGAAGATCATAATTATAGTGAGTATGCCTGCCCACCGCGGAGTAACCGGATATGTTACGTCGAAGGATGTCGATCGAAAACGGAAGGGGACATAAAACTACATAAGTTTCCTGGTCGCAAAGATGTTAGATTCAAGGAGTGGATACGAGTTTTAAAGTGTTCTAAACTACCTACGGCGAACTCTAAAGTGTGCAGTTTACACTTCTCGAAATCTAATTATTTTCCCG GTGGATCACGTTTAAAACGAGACGCCATTCCATCGTTGAATTTCTCAAATACAACTACCGGCTCGGACTCAACAAGTTCTTCTGAAGCTAGCCCCACGCACGGTTCTACCTACTGCCACGAAGAGGATCAAGCGAAGAAAAATACTTCAAGTGACCGGATTTCGGAGAACCAATCCACGCATGTGCCGGTTTTCGTGGTGGATTCGTGTGAGGATCATAACGATGGTGAAATCGGTGGAAATAGATCAAATGATTTTGCGGTTGGCCGGAGCTTTCAAGAAAGTCAAATTTTAAACGATGCTCTACTGCTTGACACATCTCAGCTTTCGATAAATACACCGATTGCGGAGAGCACCGCTAAAAAACCACCTGCGGAAAAAGATAGTTTGCAGAATTCAGTTAAGGCAAGCTTCAAATCTGCAATATCTGCAATATCTAACTCACAAGTAAGCAAAGCTAAATCCGAAAACTTCATTTTGTCGGACTTGTTATTGACAGACAAAGAGGTTAACATTTGGACTGGCGTGCCAACTCTAGTCTTGTTGGAAGAAATTTGTTTAGCTTGTAGAAAGCTTGAGACATCTTTCTATTGCAGACAGTTCAGCATGCATACTACCAATCGCGTTATTTTAACGCTGGCGAAACTGAAACAGAATTTGTCATTTGAAGCGTTAGGAATATTATTCCGCATATCAGGCGTAACAGTCTCAAATTATTTTTCGCACATGGTACAAATATTGCGCAGGGTTCTCAAACCATTCGTGTACTGGCCAGCAAAGGAAGAAATATTAAAGAACATTCCGTTGTGTTTTCGAGAACATTTTCCAAACGTTACTATCGTGCTCGACTGCACGGAAGTTCCAGTCGCGACACCGAAATGCCTTAACTGTAGAATTTCGTGCTATTCGAATTATAAAGGTCGTCGAACAATCAAGTTTCTAATAGGAGTCACCCCCGCGGGACTAATATCGTTTATAAGTAATGCATACACTGGCAAATCATCGGACAAATATATCTTCAATCAGGAGGAAATTATTAATCGTCTGGAGGCACACCGCGACGAAGTGATGGTAGATAAGGGTGTTTCGATTCAACATGAATGCCTCACAAATCATATAAAATTGCATATACCCCCATTTATGCGAAGTGAGCGGCTTAGTCCATTGGAGGCCAGCAATAACGAGGCCATTGCCAAAGCAAGGATTCATGTTGAAAGGGTGATTCAAcggattaaaattttcaatgttttaacTGACTGTGTAACACCTCCAATCCTTGGACATATAGATGACATAACAATAATAGTTTGTGGAATTGTAAACCTTTCTGCACCAATTCTGGCTGATAACAAGTTCTGA
- the LOC134207742 gene encoding GPI transamidase component PIG-T-like has translation MFRPRWTVVLSLLTLLHPSLQFNDVFDEELLIKPLPDGFVYSYFQFTTRWDVAHNDSLLHTHLVSRSLTELLYHYGISELHLSFTNGVWRYENWGFPVVDAGPGAEVWAWFEPPAGDAEVDQKWKQLCGTLSGLFCASLSFVDKTNTFRPEYSLRPTTHRFEGMVPPKIRYAALPREIVCTENLTPWKKLVPCKLREGLVSLLTADHLYSGNYHSLAVHMRKLCVDAECSQFQLEVRQSVSLVQDQRIFGGKDWSIRKLFGQGSEGACVLATTSKVYVDVTDKDYEMSQKPTNVIRSTRGGANSVLYEYDLKEYEKKQRMFNVAALDKNDLGVVVMTPQPPIFSKRYISGVGQERGRIVTRITNTHWASLNLIIFENIPWFVPIYLHTLKVTRGDQRIEPRTVKYIPGRQRERPSHLEIALTIPTRSTIELSIDFDYIFLKWQEYPPDASHGHYLQPSIISVLLPVARNYTSLPREASLFRESFNATQPSGYFLQIRTEALLLTLPIPDFSMPYNVICLACTVVALAFGPIHNISTKRIVAKSKDPAKPKLMDKVKCWFAKKRNKNEKEKTESITEEAK, from the exons ATGTTCCGACCGCGTTGGACGGTCGTATTATCCTTACTCACCTTACTGCACCCGTCTCTGCAGTTTAACGACGTGTTCGATGAGGAACTTCTAATCAAGCCACTCCCCGACGGATTCGTGTATAGCTACTTCCAGTTCACAACGCGCTGGGATGTCGCTCATAATGATAGCT TGCTGCACACCCACCTGGTGTCGCGATCGTTGACGGAACTGCTCTACCACTACGGCATCAGCGAGTTGCATCTGAGCTTCACCAACGGGGTTTGGCGCTACGAGAACTGGGGCTTCCCAGTAGTAGATGCCGGGCCGGGAGCAGAAGTGTGGGCATGGTTCGAACCACCGGCAGGCGACGCGGAAGTAGATCAAAAATGGAAGCAGCTGTGCGGAACGCTATCCGGATTGTTTTGCGCTTCGTTGAGTTTTGTGGACAAGACTAATACATTTAGACCGGAGTACTCGCTGCGACCAACAACGCATCGGTTTGAAGGAATGGTCCCGCCGAAGATACGCTATGCTGCGCTACCGCGTGAGATTGTCTGCACGGAGAATTTGACCCCATGGAAGAAACTGGTGCCCTGTAAGCTACGGGAGGGATTGGTCTCGCTACTGACAGCGGACCACTTGTACTCGGGCAATTATCACTCACTGGCCGTGCATATGCGGAAATTGTGTGTCGATGCGGAATGCAGTCAGTTCCAGTTAGAAGTGCGTCAAAGTGTAAGCCTGGTTCAGGATCAACGGATATTCGGGGGAAAGGATTGGTCCATTAGGAAACTGTTCGGCCAAGGGTCGGAAGGTGCGTGCGTGTTGGCCACAACCAGTAAGGTTTACGTGGACGTTACCGATAAGGATTACGAAATGTCCCAAAAGCCTACGAATGTAATTCGGTCAACCCGAGGTGGCGCAAATTCCGTTTTGTATGAATACGACTTGAAGGAGTATGAAAAGAAGCAGCGAATGTTCAATGTGGCTGCTTTGGATAAGAACGATCTCGGCGTGGTCGTAATGACACCACAACCCCCGATCTTTTCAAAACGTTACATCTCCGGAGTAGGTCAGGAACGCGGAAGAATTGTAACGCGAATAACCAACACCCATTGGGCGAGtctgaatttgataattttcgAGAACATTCCTTGGTTCGTGCCGATCTACTTGCACACTCTCAAGGTTACTCGAGGGGATCAACGGATCGAGCCACGTACCGTTAAATACATTCCGGGTCGGCAACGGGAGCGACCATCGCATCTGGAAATCGCTTTAACCATTCCAACCCGATCCACCATTGAGCTGTCGATCGACTTCGACTACATCTTTCTCAAGTGGCAAGAGTACCCGCCTGATGCCAGCCATGGCCACTATTTGCAACCCTCGATCATCTCGGTGCTGCTCCCAGTTGCACGCAACTACACCTCCTTGCCGCGAGAAGCTTCCCTGTTCCGGGAATCGTTCAACGCAACCCAACCGAGTGGCTACTTCTTGCAAATACGGACGGAAGCGCTTCTCCTGACGCTTCCCATCCCGGACTTTAGCATGCCGTACAACGTGATCTGTTTGGCTTGCACCGTGGTCGCGTTGGCGTTCGGACCAATCCACAACATTTCCACCAAGCGAATCGTCGCCAAGAGCAAGGATCCGGCCAAACCAAAGCTGATGGATAAGGTCAAATGCTGGTTTGCTAAGAAGCGTAACAAGAATGAGAAGGAGAAGACTGAAAGTATTACCGAAGAAGCTAAATAA